Proteins encoded together in one Mastomys coucha isolate ucsf_1 unplaced genomic scaffold, UCSF_Mcou_1 pScaffold16, whole genome shotgun sequence window:
- the LOC116093329 gene encoding involucrin-like isoform X2, which translates to MSHQHTLPVTVPAAVQESLKTVCSPDHTQQEHTKQPTPLPAQCQVFTETQEKGFPKHEKGTNPVKDLPEQHCEHHQQAGPQKQQLQAEKPQQQLQEQELHPEKQQPPQESQGLLCLGQQQQQEPQEQEQDLRQHYQQQQQQQQQQQQQQQQQQQQDVLEPQELHLGQDQKEKLQDPELHLGQQQKIPEEQELIPGEKQQKLHLGQRHQEPQEQELHLGQRHQEPQEQELDLGQKQKQQQQEQKLQLGQHQKQKLREPELHLGKQQHQESQEPDLHLGKQQQQERHEPDLHLGKQQHQEPHDPELHLGKQQHQEPHDPELHLGKQQQQESQEPDLHLGKQQQQEPHEPDLHLGKQQHQESQEPDLHLGKQQQEESHEPDLHLGKQQYQGTQEPELHLGKQQESHEPDMAEDQKEKQKLCEPELYLRKQQHWEPHDPDLHLGKQQHQDSQEPDLHLGKQRESHEPDMAEDQKEKQKLCEPELHLGNQQQQQIEHEGCQGSKSLGQSLKQEKASRGQQLDGSHLEQDPELLDQPLEQELGEKGEQRERKKHELENLTQQKQIVPSTDRVQETKPVQPVKEDFAHYREAAAEP; encoded by the exons ATGTCCCATCAACACACACTACCAGTGACTGTTCCAGCTGCGGTTCAGGAATCTCTGAAGACTGTGTGTTCTCCAGATCATACCCAGCAGGAACATACAAAGCAACCAACTCCACTTCCTGCACAATGCCAGGTCTTCACTGAGACTCAAGAGAAGGGCTTTCCCAAACATGAGAAGGGGACAAACCCTGTCAAGGATCTGCCTGAGCAACATTGTGAGCACCACCAGCAGGCAGGGCCACAAAAACAGCAGCTGCAGGCAGAAAAGCCACAGCAGCAGTTGCAGGAACAGGAACTGCATCCAGAgaagcagcagccaccacaggaATCCCAGGGGCTCCTGTGCCTGggacagcaacagcagcaagagccacaagagcaagaacaagacCTCAGACAGCactaccagcagcagcagcagcagcagcagcagcagcagcagcagcagcagcagcagcagcagcaagatgTGCTAGAACCACAGGAGCTGCATCTGGGACAGGACCAGAAGGAGAAGCTGCAGGATCCAGAATTGCATCTGGGTCAGCAGCAGAAAATTCCAGAGGAGCAGGAACTGATTCCAGGAGAAAAGCAGCAAAAGCTGCACCTGGGACAGAGGCATCAGGAGCCACAGGAGCAGGAGCTGCACCTGGGACAGAG GCATCAGGAGCCACAGGAGCAGGAGTTGGACCTgggacagaagcagaagcaacagcaacaagaacagaAGCTGCAGTTGGGACAGCACCAGAAGCAGAAGCTGCGTGAACCGGAACTGCACCTGGGAAAGCAGCAGCACCAGGAGTCTCAGGAGCCAGACCTGCACCtgggaaagcagcagcagcaggagcgaCATGAACCAGACCTGCACCTGGGAAAGCAGCAGCATCAGGAGCCACATGACCCAGAACTGCACCTGGGAAAGCAGCAGCATCAGGAGCCACATGACCCAGAACTGCACCtgggaaagcagcagcagcaggagtctCAGGAGCCAGACCTGCACCtgggaaagcagcagcagcaggagccacATGAACCAGACCTGCACCTGGGAAAGCAGCAGCACCAGGAGTCTCAGGAGCCAGACCTGCACCTGggaaagcagcagcaggaggagtcACATGAGCCAGACCTGCATCTGGGAAAGCAGCAGTATCAAGGGACTCAGGAGCCAGAACTACACTTGGGAAAGCAGCAGGAGTCACATGAGCCGGATATGGCAGAGGatcagaaagagaagcagaaactTTGTGAGCCAGAACTGTACCTGAGAAAGCAGCAGCACTGGGAGCCACATGACCCAGACCTGCACCTGGGAAAGCAGCAGCACCAGGATTCTCAGGAGCCAGACCTGCACCTGGGAAAGCAGCGGGAGTCACATGAGCCAGATATGGCAGAGGatcagaaagagaagcagaaactTTGTGAGCCAGAACTGCACCTGGGaaatcagcagcagcaacagataGAGCATGAAGGCTGTCAAGGATCAAAAAGCCTGGGTCAGTCTCTTAAGCAAGAGAAAGCTTCAAGGGGGCAGCAGCTGGATGGCTCACACCTAGAACAGGACCCGGAACTCTTGGACCAGCCACTGGAGCAAGAACTAGGAGAGAAAGGTGAACAACGGGAAAGGAAGAAACATGAATTGGAGAACCTGACACAGCAGAAGCAGATAGTACCAAGCACTGACCGAGTCCAAGAGACTAAGCCAGTCCAGCCAGTGAAAGAAGACTTTGCTCACtacagagaagcagcagcagaaccaTGA
- the LOC116093329 gene encoding involucrin-like isoform X1, with amino-acid sequence MSHQHTLPVTVPAAVQESLKTVCSPDHTQQEHTKQPTPLPAQCQVFTETQEKGFPKHEKGTNPVKDLPEQHCEHHQQAGPQKQQLQAEKPQQQLQEQELHPEKQQPPQESQGLLCLGQQQQQEPQEQEQDLRQHYQQQQQQQQQQQQQQQQQQQQDVLEPQELHLGQDQKEKLQDPELHLGQQQKIPEEQELIPGEKQQKLHLGQRHQEPQEQELHLGQRHQEPQEQELHLGQRHQEPQEQELDLGQKQKQQQQEQKLQLGQHQKQKLREPELHLGKQQHQESQEPDLHLGKQQQQERHEPDLHLGKQQHQEPHDPELHLGKQQHQEPHDPELHLGKQQQQESQEPDLHLGKQQQQEPHEPDLHLGKQQHQESQEPDLHLGKQQQEESHEPDLHLGKQQYQGTQEPELHLGKQQESHEPDMAEDQKEKQKLCEPELYLRKQQHWEPHDPDLHLGKQQHQDSQEPDLHLGKQRESHEPDMAEDQKEKQKLCEPELHLGNQQQQQIEHEGCQGSKSLGQSLKQEKASRGQQLDGSHLEQDPELLDQPLEQELGEKGEQRERKKHELENLTQQKQIVPSTDRVQETKPVQPVKEDFAHYREAAAEP; translated from the exons ATGTCCCATCAACACACACTACCAGTGACTGTTCCAGCTGCGGTTCAGGAATCTCTGAAGACTGTGTGTTCTCCAGATCATACCCAGCAGGAACATACAAAGCAACCAACTCCACTTCCTGCACAATGCCAGGTCTTCACTGAGACTCAAGAGAAGGGCTTTCCCAAACATGAGAAGGGGACAAACCCTGTCAAGGATCTGCCTGAGCAACATTGTGAGCACCACCAGCAGGCAGGGCCACAAAAACAGCAGCTGCAGGCAGAAAAGCCACAGCAGCAGTTGCAGGAACAGGAACTGCATCCAGAgaagcagcagccaccacaggaATCCCAGGGGCTCCTGTGCCTGggacagcaacagcagcaagagccacaagagcaagaacaagacCTCAGACAGCactaccagcagcagcagcagcagcagcagcagcagcagcagcagcagcagcagcagcagcagcaagatgTGCTAGAACCACAGGAGCTGCATCTGGGACAGGACCAGAAGGAGAAGCTGCAGGATCCAGAATTGCATCTGGGTCAGCAGCAGAAAATTCCAGAGGAGCAGGAACTGATTCCAGGAGAAAAGCAGCAAAAGCTGCACCTGGGACAGAGGCATCAGGAGCCACAGGAGCAGGAGCTGCACCTGGGACAGA GGCATCAGGAGCCACAGGAGCAGGAGCTGCACCTGGGACAGAGGCATCAGGAGCCACAGGAGCAGGAGTTGGACCTgggacagaagcagaagcaacagcaacaagaacagaAGCTGCAGTTGGGACAGCACCAGAAGCAGAAGCTGCGTGAACCGGAACTGCACCTGGGAAAGCAGCAGCACCAGGAGTCTCAGGAGCCAGACCTGCACCtgggaaagcagcagcagcaggagcgaCATGAACCAGACCTGCACCTGGGAAAGCAGCAGCATCAGGAGCCACATGACCCAGAACTGCACCTGGGAAAGCAGCAGCATCAGGAGCCACATGACCCAGAACTGCACCtgggaaagcagcagcagcaggagtctCAGGAGCCAGACCTGCACCtgggaaagcagcagcagcaggagccacATGAACCAGACCTGCACCTGGGAAAGCAGCAGCACCAGGAGTCTCAGGAGCCAGACCTGCACCTGggaaagcagcagcaggaggagtcACATGAGCCAGACCTGCATCTGGGAAAGCAGCAGTATCAAGGGACTCAGGAGCCAGAACTACACTTGGGAAAGCAGCAGGAGTCACATGAGCCGGATATGGCAGAGGatcagaaagagaagcagaaactTTGTGAGCCAGAACTGTACCTGAGAAAGCAGCAGCACTGGGAGCCACATGACCCAGACCTGCACCTGGGAAAGCAGCAGCACCAGGATTCTCAGGAGCCAGACCTGCACCTGGGAAAGCAGCGGGAGTCACATGAGCCAGATATGGCAGAGGatcagaaagagaagcagaaactTTGTGAGCCAGAACTGCACCTGGGaaatcagcagcagcaacagataGAGCATGAAGGCTGTCAAGGATCAAAAAGCCTGGGTCAGTCTCTTAAGCAAGAGAAAGCTTCAAGGGGGCAGCAGCTGGATGGCTCACACCTAGAACAGGACCCGGAACTCTTGGACCAGCCACTGGAGCAAGAACTAGGAGAGAAAGGTGAACAACGGGAAAGGAAGAAACATGAATTGGAGAACCTGACACAGCAGAAGCAGATAGTACCAAGCACTGACCGAGTCCAAGAGACTAAGCCAGTCCAGCCAGTGAAAGAAGACTTTGCTCACtacagagaagcagcagcagaaccaTGA